A window of Scophthalmus maximus strain ysfricsl-2021 chromosome 4, ASM2237912v1, whole genome shotgun sequence genomic DNA:
GAGAAACCAAGATCATAATGGTCATATGAGGCTCAGTGGATGGTTTGATGACTACACAAGTGATGTCAAACTTCTACAAAATAATAACCTACGCAGATGACACTATGATGCAAATACCTCTTCGGTCTTAAATATAACTTAGATGTCCGCGATCAAATCATTCAATGTACCATGATTGGATCCTtctctgtcctgttctgttctcacACATGGGTGCGtcaatatggaaaaaaagaaaaatcaacctAACTGGGTCAAGATTTGCAACAAATGAGAATCCActccacacacaacaaaaggtgaaaaaaacagtggttctcaaactttTTACACTGTGTACCACCTCAAATAAATATAAGGCCAGTGTGAGTACCACCACTTTGACTGACGTTAAAATACAATCACGTAGGCCTAACCCCATTCAGCTATGGACAGCGCTCGCAGGCGGGAAGTTTTTCTTAAGGAGTACAGGGTGTGAGCGTAACATTCATGAACGTCACCTTAGCAGGCGGATATCTAAACAACAGACTTTTATAGAAAAGGtgaaacatatttgaaaattacatttcagtgacttattattattatgattgattattttcattcaaatgtttgatAGTAACAGggctgtttttaattaaaatttatttcatttaaaaatgtaatatatttcgGCGCTTCCCCCCGCGTACCACTAGAGGGGGTTCACGTACCACAGTTTGAGAACCAGTgttaaaccaaacaaaacatcaaataacAGCTCATAAGAAAATATGACAATGTTGAGCCTCAGTGGTGAAGTGACTTTGTGAATGGGTGTTGAAAAGAACCAAAGAAGACTAATCGAACATGGAAGGCTAAGCAACAGCTAACTCCTAAAATGGCTGCCGCTCTGGCAACCATATCTGAGGGCTGAgagaatcagagagagaggtcgTCGCAACAAGGTCAGAGCAGATCCCCTGTAGCTGCTGTAGTAACACCAATGAACACAGACAAGTCTCATATCTGGTTTGTAGGTGGTTTATTGTTCATagttcataaaaacacattgaattgAAATGACACTTGAATAAACATCCAGTGAGGCGAGACTGAGGCTTACTTCAAAATCCCCCGACAAGGAACGCCATGACTTCAGATCGGTAGTGTTCCCACAAATCGCGTTAATGACAAAAGCAGTAATGGTCAAACTTTGCATAtcaataaatacagtatgtaaaaaAGCGTTTAACTTAacttaatttaaataaattctCTCTCGTGTTTATGCCCCAGTCAGAATGCCTTGAACTAGCACCTGCAGCATTCCTCGGTCATCATTGTGTCCACATCTCCTGATAGAGACCACGATGAGGAAAGGACCAAAGCCCGTTATTAGTTTATGTCTGAGGGACTCGTTTTTTGGGGCTTCCCATGCTCTGGTTTGAAGTAAACATAGGTGGACCAGAGGTCCATCTGGGGGTCCGTCCAGCTGCTGGGGTAATGGTCTTCCAGttgctcctctgcctcctcttcttcactgaACTCTTCCACTCCCTCTTCATCTGAGCCAGTCCCCTGTTCCTCGGGGCGAGTCATCCCCTGGGGCTCTGTCTCCGCCCCGAGAAGACCCTGGTGACACACGCCGCAGACCCTCATTCGCTTGGTGGGGTGAATGTGTCCAACCACTGCCCGCATCTTGGAGCACGAGCTGCAGACCACAAAGCCACATTTTCTGCAGTGGTGCCTGCGCTGGGTCACGGTGAACTTGTCGGAGCAGCGCATGCAGCTGGCAGCGGCCTGGTCGGGGATCCAGGTGACAGCAAAGGTGGACCCGGGTGTGCGGCCGCCGCTCTGCAGTAGTCTGAACCGGCAGTCCTCCACGTGCTCCATCCACATTTGCTTCTCCTCGTGCGAGGCGGCCGCCACGTAGAAGGACTTGCGCGGTGTGCGGATCAACCACTGGTTCTTCATTCTCACACTATCCTCCAAGTCCTCCAGCTGGATGTCCTCTGGAAGAATGACAAAAAGGTACGTTAATGTCAGACAACAAAGGTACAGAGCTCATGGTGTGGGGATCACGCTTTGAAAATCAAGGGGTGACACACTTCTTTCAAAGCTTGTTTTGGAAAGACAACAGGCATCCTTTATTTCAGAACGTCTGGTGGGAAGCACAGTGACGGTTCTTTGTCATTGTAAGCATGTCTTTCTTCTATTACTTTAACATGTCATCTCAAATATGTCGCTGTCCCTGCCTGTAGctgcacaccaacacacaacaACTCAGACGCAGCATGAACCTGTTGCATTATGTCTTGTCCTTCCGTCCAAATTAAGGTTGCGCCTTTTTCTTTGTGCGACTGAACTTCTCTTTTAACTCTCAAAGCATTGACCAAATAAAATCCAATCGTAGTTTTTTGGGAAGAGTGGATGAGAACGAGGTGCTCACCAAGTGGGATGATCTGCTGGTTCTTGTACCAGTGGCCCCTCAGAATGACGCTGCCATACACAAGCACATcgttgaagaggaagaacacTTTGGGCTGTGGCCCCCGACGGCTCTGCTTCTTCAGGTGCCCCTGTCCGATGAGAACCCGGCCCGGCTGGGAGAGGGGCTTCCCCCACGGCCCGAATGAATTCTCAACAGCATGGATTCGCTCGTGGTTTTCCGGGTCAAACATCAGCTGGTGAACCATGTTGTCCTTGTGtctcgttttttttcagtaagGTGCTCCGAGTCTTTTTCAGTTCCACTGTCTTGTCTTTGCAATGAAACACACAGCCCGAAGCAGAAGCATTTAAACTCTTCCAGGTGACGCAACGGGGCTTTTCAGAGTGACTTCAACGCCAAGACAAACATTTAGGGGGCGGGAGCTACgttttgaaatgacagaaagtgaCGCAAGAGATTCTGAAGAAGGAACTGTCAGCGATTTATGCAGGAAGCATACGTGCACTGAGTTTACTTAGAAGTTGTGTCTGTTGACTGAGGCTCCACTATCTCCAGCTCATGTTGATGATGTgcagtattgtgtgtgtgtggaagatcACCAAAGTAATACAGTTCATCCAACAGTTGCTGAGACATTTCAGTCTCTCCCAGAGTGGTGGGTTGATGCAAGCTGCCAGTCTCTGAAAAATCTAGATGAATGCATACCAAGTTAATTGGGGGCTTCTTGAGGGTCACCCCATGTCGGGACCCCTGACTTTGTCCGCACTCTGCACGGCCTCTAAATATAGAGAAAGAGGACAAGTCGCTGAATTCTGCTTGTAAAGAAACTGACTGAAGTGTTTATagaattattatttctgtttttaacgTGGTAATCCCTTCATGCCGTTCAGCTCCTTGCCGCACCGAGCTCAAATCCTCTCTGTCTCGACAGACCGTCACGGGTGTCTTTGGTGTCTTGTGTTTTTGCACAgttatttattaacatttatgTTCATCCAAACTGAGTGAGAACAAATGAGATCGGGCAGCGGTCCATATGCAAGCCCATTGGGTTGGGAATGTTCTAATTCAGGGATGGGCACCTTTGATGATAGGGAGGGCCACCAAAAACGTTCTCCTCACTACCAGAGGGCCGGATTGTGAACGTGCACTTTCACCAGTAGGATACTGTAACCCCATCATTCAATTCGCCAATTATAGctattaaattaatgaaaacaactgaaTGTATAATggttaataaagtttattttaccaacatctatatttttcatattcaactGCATTTAGTAATGCTCCTATTCAGAAAGAAGCTACCTCGTGCATGTGTCTAAGGGTGGACTTGAACTCACGACCTCTGGTGAGTAAAACAGATGTGCTAGCAGGGAGCTAAACCCCAAATGAGACCTAGGTCCACTGCACAGCACCCGACGAGAGCTCTGACCATCGTCATCTCCCCCTTCCAAGTATTTGTGTTGGCGACGATTCTCTCAgtctagttttcttttttggccgCTCAGACAAAACAGCAGTTGCTTGGTAATAAGCCTCTTGCATTTCGAGGGAGCGGCCCCTAACGGTGGGGATCCGGTTCAAATGTGGTCAAAGGGGCAGCTAGCGCCTGTGAAACCTACAATGTATTGATATttgggaaaagaaacaaaattaataacaatatatatgtatcttgAAATTGACCGTCAGTAGTCGATCCCTGTTCTAATTCATCTGCCTTTTTTGGGATTTGAAATGTTGGCACTATTtacactattaatattcatgtaaattccttatatttattattcttattctctatattttttgcaattcatatatttttacatgtaGATACATGTTTTACAtatgtagatattgtatatattttgtgtgctgtgtgaaacgtgcttctgttacaccagaatttcccagcttagGATAAACAAAGtaattatatacagtatctatGTATTGTTCGTGGACCCTGAGACTGAACCGTTTAAACCTCTCTAATTGCACGTGTGATTTTCCTACTCTTACATCTCAAAACGTCGAAGGGGACTCATCATACCGTGGAAGGTCTGAGCAGTTTTCGCCTTGAAGGTGATTTCAAGTGAAACGGCATCAGGTCCTTCCTCGCGTCTACACTATTTCCCAGAAGTCCCATTACTCAACATTAGGTTCCTCGGCAGACGGCCAGCTCAACCCAGAAGGGTGATCCTTGCTTCCGCAAATGtatcttaaatgtgaaaacaatttcGTTATTGAGTCACGGCTTGAACCATCACTGGAGGATTTCCGTCCTGGTCGGTTTGGCAACATCTGTGGTTACGCGTGGTAACACAGAATTCTTGAGGAAGTCCTTTTAACAGAGATGTCAGACAGTAACTGGCCCTTTTTCCAGGGCACGGCGTCCTGTTTCGTAGACACATTCGTACACGGTGGAGCTGAAACGCAGCACTTCctttgacttcttcttcttggtcGTCTGGCGCTGGTCTACCGGTTTGTTCCAATAGTCAAAACTAAACATGGTGAAGCAGCGTTCCCTTATCATGCAACTCAGACCTAGAATATCGTTccagatgatgatcagacaAGCCCCGGACTCTGACATCCTCCCTATTCCACCCTGTAAATCAGCtcttttaaaatagttttttaaggAGCTGTATTTATTGtcttatttgatctttttttaatctaatccTATCAAGCTGTATACTTTGTTTGACTGATGTTTGTTATGGTAAATGGTTTTTCACACAGTTCGCCACCTTGTAGAGCACTTTGAGTTGCCTTCGTGTATCAAATGTTCTGTAAATATAAAGTTCCCTTGCCTGGCCTTATTATGAAGGCAAGGCAAGTAGGCTCTTGAATCAACCCTGCGTCCTTATTATGAAgtgactgtacagtgtgtgcacgCGACACGTCTATTTTAGGTCAGATGAATAACTGAAAGTCTAtatttggctcttttttttcatctcgaTCGGTGATCTGATCTGGATATGGAAAACTCTCACAAGAAACTCACAGACTGTGTcactaaaaaggaaaaaaggaagttcagtgtttccccccaCGACGACGACAAACACAGGTTGCAGTCGGCCCAATGAACATTAAGTTGTAAAACAACAGTTAGTTCACTCTTCTGTCTGACAGCGGACGTTTGCCCTACATCTGGGTAAATGCATAAGTCAATTcataatacgcatttgagtatcaGTCCGACTACATCAGGCTAGGTACTTACGGTACGTGAGCCACTTTCTAAATTTACACActccactgtaaaaaaaaagaagccgtTGGGCACTTGGGTTTTGGTCTAACGCAACAGTTTCATCAGGACTGAACAGAAGGACTCGCtccagtgtgttttattgttgctgttttttgtgaatgtaaaagttctgcaaagcaaaataaaaagccCACAGTCCATGTTAGAGGGagctctaaccctaacccccgCCCCGGGCTTCATCTGGAGGGAGGGGCCTCAAACAGACAGTGTTTCAGACGGACGCTgtggaagaggagctgcaggaaactgatgtgtttactgatcATTCaagcatgtcaaccttttcagGTTCATaacattatgaacctgaatatgagcagaataggtcttattaaaaaaactaaaaaacataacacataAGACATCCAGCAGTGTTCCCATTTAGTCCCACCAGGAACTCATTTACACCATGAAAGACAGagtagaccaaaaaaaaaaagggcgtgTGCATCTTTCAGCATTCTTAATGAAATGATACAATTAAACAGGTTTCATGTGGAGGCAGCGGCTGTCGGACACTCCCACTGCTTTTCAACGAGAGCCTGACAAACGACACGCACCTCCAGCAAAATCCTGTCTCGCCGTTTCCACGTTCGCTCCAACAGCTCCACCATCTTCCTGCGGTCTGACATACAGGAGACGCACAGGAACCTCACGATGTGGAGTGTGAAAACAGGGTGCTGGTACAGTTCCTCCTGATGGCC
This region includes:
- the plekhf1 gene encoding pleckstrin homology domain-containing family F member 1, which translates into the protein MVHQLMFDPENHERIHAVENSFGPWGKPLSQPGRVLIGQGHLKKQSRRGPQPKVFFLFNDVLVYGSVILRGHWYKNQQIIPLEDIQLEDLEDSVRMKNQWLIRTPRKSFYVAAASHEEKQMWMEHVEDCRFRLLQSGGRTPGSTFAVTWIPDQAAASCMRCSDKFTVTQRRHHCRKCGFVVCSSCSKMRAVVGHIHPTKRMRVCGVCHQGLLGAETEPQGMTRPEEQGTGSDEEGVEEFSEEEEAEEQLEDHYPSSWTDPQMDLWSTYVYFKPEHGKPQKTSPSDIN